Proteins from a genomic interval of Equus quagga isolate Etosha38 chromosome 13, UCLA_HA_Equagga_1.0, whole genome shotgun sequence:
- the LOC124250069 gene encoding leukocyte immunoglobulin-like receptor subfamily B member 3 isoform X5, translated as MTSALIALFCIGLSVGLRTPVQAGTLHKPTIWAEPGSVIPRGKPVTIWCQGTLEAREYLLYREGVSVLWDRQQPLELKEKVRLSIPYMAEQYAGRYVCYYISPTGWSEHSDNLELVVTGIYSKPTLSALPSPVVTSGAKVALQCGSWLGFDRFILTKEGEYKPSWTLDSQPKPNGQSHALFPVGFVTPSHRWTFRCYGCDRNKPQVCSRPSDPLEFLVPGVSGKPSLLSQQGPIVTSGQNLTLQCLSDVSYDRFALSKEGGHDLPQRLSQQSQNGRSQAGFPLGPVSWSHGGQYRCYGGHKLSSKWSAASDPLDILVAGVLLDKPSLSMQPGPTVASGENVTLLCQTRSPRDTFLLSKEGAMDPPLRLRSKYQAQQYQALFSMSPVTSAHGGTYRCYSSYSTAGHLLSHPSDPLELVVSGPSGDQNPPVTGLNLTSDLKWYLKAVIGISVAFILLLLSLLLFLLLQRQRQGKLRTSAQRQADLQLPSGAADPDPKDRGLQISSSPAADAQEETLYAAVKDTQPEEGVELHHQQDPKDEDAQGVMDVQVSHSRSRWGVAISPFPLSGKSLDMKDRQDEEDRQRDRQAAASEAPQDVTYVQLNHLTLRQEMTPLSSQSEKAPAEPSLYAALAIH; from the exons ATGACTTCTGCCCTCATAGCTCTCTTCTGCATTG GGTTGAGTGTGGGACTGAGGACCCCAGTGCAGGCAG GGACCCTCCACAAACCCACCATCTGggctgagccaggctctgtgatACCCAGGGGGAAGCCCGTGACCATCTGGTGTCAGGGGACCTTGGAAGCCCGGGAGTATCTACTGTATAGAGAGGGAGTCTCAGTGCTCTGGGACAGACAACAACCACTAGAGCTGAAGGAAAAGGTCAGGCTCTCCATCCCATACATGGCAGAGCAATATGCAGGGAGATATGTCTGTTACTATATCAGCCCCACTGGCTGGTCAGAGCATAGTGATAACCTGGAGCTGGTGGTGACAG gAATCTACAGCAAACCCACCCTCTCAGCCCTGCCGAGCCCTGTGGTGACCTCAGGAGCGAAAGTGGCCCTACAGTGTGGCTCATGGCTGGGATTTGACAGGTTCATTCTGACTAAGGAAGGAGAATACAAGCCCTCCTGGACCCTGGACTCACAGCCAAAGCCCAATGGGCAATCCCACGCTCTGTTTCCTGTGGGCTTTGTCACCCCAAGCCACAGGTGGACATTCAGGTGCTATGGCTGTGACAGGAACAAACCCCAGGTGTGCTCACGCCCCAGTGACCCCCTGGAGTTCCTGGTTCCAG GTGTGTCTGGGAAGCCCTCCCTCCTGAGCCAGCAGGGCCCTATCGTGACCTCTGGACAGAACTTGACCCTCCAGTGTCTCTCTGATGTCAGCTATGACAGATTTGCTCTGTCCAAGGAGGGGGGACATGACCTTCCCCAGCGCCTTAGCCAACAGTCCCAGAATGGACGCTCTCAGGCTGGTTTTCCCCTGGGCCCTGTGAGCTGGTCCCATGGGGGCCAGTACAGATGCTATGGTGGACACAAGCTCTCCTCCAAGTGGTCAGCCGCCAGCGACCCCCTGGACATCCTGGTGGCAG GAGTACTGCTTGACAAACCATCCCTCTCGATGCAACCAGGCCCCACAGTGGCCTCAGGAGAGAACGTGACCCTGCTGTGTCAGACACGGAGCCCGAGGGACACTTTCCTTCTGTCCAAGGAGGGGGCAATGGATCCCCCACTGCGTCTTAGATCAAAGTACCAAGCTCAGCAGTACCAGGCCCTATTCTCCATGAGTCCTGTGACCTCAGCCCACGGGGGGACCTACAGGTGTTATAGCTCATACAGCACTGCTGGCCACCTGTTGTCACACCCCAGTGATCCCCTGGAACTCGTGGTCTCAG GACCCTCTGGGGACCAAAACCCCCCAGTCACAGGGCTCAACTTAACATCTG ATCTCAAGTGGTACCTGAAGGCTGTGATCGGGATCTCCGTGGCCTTCATCCTGCTGctactctccctcctcctcttcctcctccttcaacGCCAGCGTCAGGGCAAACTCAGGACATCAG CCCAGAGACAGGCTGATCTCCAGCTTCCTTCAGGGGCTGCAGACCCAGATCCCAAGGACAGAGGCCTGCAGATCAG ctccagcccagctgcTGATGCCCAGGAAGAGACCCTCt ATGCTGCCGTGAAGGACACACAGCCTGAGGAGGGGGTGGAGCTTCACCATCAG cAGGATCCCAAGGATGAAGATGCCCAGGGAGTGATGGATGTCCAAGTGAGCCACTCAAGATCAAGGTGGGGAGTGGCCATCTCTCCTTTCCCCCTGTCAGGGAAGTCACTGGACATGAAAGATAGACAGGACGAAGaggacagacagagggacagacag GCTGCTGCATCTGAAGCCCCCCAGGATGTGACCTACGTCCAACTGAACCACTTGACCCTCAGACAAGAGATGACACCCCTTTCCTCCCAGTCAGAGAAGGCCCCAGCAGAGCCCAGTCTGTACGCTGCTCTGGCCATCCACTAG
- the LOC124250069 gene encoding leukocyte immunoglobulin-like receptor subfamily B member 3 isoform X2, producing MTSALIALFCIGLSVGLRTPVQAGTLHKPTIWAEPGSVIPRGKPVTIWCQGTLEAREYLLYREGVSVLWDRQQPLELKEKVRLSIPYMAEQYAGRYVCYYISPTGWSEHSDNLELVVTGIYSKPTLSALPSPVVTSGAKVALQCGSWLGFDRFILTKEGEYKPSWTLDSQPKPNGQSHALFPVGFVTPSHRWTFRCYGCDRNKPQVCSRPSDPLEFLVPGVSGKPSLLSQQGPIVTSGQNLTLQCLSDVSYDRFALSKEGGHDLPQRLSQQSQNGRSQAGFPLGPVSWSHGGQYRCYGGHKLSSKWSAASDPLDILVAGVLLDKPSLSMQPGPTVASGENVTLLCQTRSPRDTFLLSKEGAMDPPLRLRSKYQAQQYQALFSMSPVTSAHGGTYRCYSSYSTAGHLLSHPSDPLELVVSGPSGDQNPPVTGLNLTSDLKWYLKAVIGISVAFILLLLSLLLFLLLQRQRQGKLRTSAQRQADLQLPSGAADPDPKDRGLQISSSPAADAQEETLCERKRRDLPGDAAVKDTQPEEGVELHHQDPKDEDAQGVMDVQVSHSRSRWGVAISPFPLSGKSLDMKDRQDEEDRQRDRQAAASEAPQDVTYVQLNHLTLRQEMTPLSSQSEKAPAEPSLYAALAIH from the exons ATGACTTCTGCCCTCATAGCTCTCTTCTGCATTG GGTTGAGTGTGGGACTGAGGACCCCAGTGCAGGCAG GGACCCTCCACAAACCCACCATCTGggctgagccaggctctgtgatACCCAGGGGGAAGCCCGTGACCATCTGGTGTCAGGGGACCTTGGAAGCCCGGGAGTATCTACTGTATAGAGAGGGAGTCTCAGTGCTCTGGGACAGACAACAACCACTAGAGCTGAAGGAAAAGGTCAGGCTCTCCATCCCATACATGGCAGAGCAATATGCAGGGAGATATGTCTGTTACTATATCAGCCCCACTGGCTGGTCAGAGCATAGTGATAACCTGGAGCTGGTGGTGACAG gAATCTACAGCAAACCCACCCTCTCAGCCCTGCCGAGCCCTGTGGTGACCTCAGGAGCGAAAGTGGCCCTACAGTGTGGCTCATGGCTGGGATTTGACAGGTTCATTCTGACTAAGGAAGGAGAATACAAGCCCTCCTGGACCCTGGACTCACAGCCAAAGCCCAATGGGCAATCCCACGCTCTGTTTCCTGTGGGCTTTGTCACCCCAAGCCACAGGTGGACATTCAGGTGCTATGGCTGTGACAGGAACAAACCCCAGGTGTGCTCACGCCCCAGTGACCCCCTGGAGTTCCTGGTTCCAG GTGTGTCTGGGAAGCCCTCCCTCCTGAGCCAGCAGGGCCCTATCGTGACCTCTGGACAGAACTTGACCCTCCAGTGTCTCTCTGATGTCAGCTATGACAGATTTGCTCTGTCCAAGGAGGGGGGACATGACCTTCCCCAGCGCCTTAGCCAACAGTCCCAGAATGGACGCTCTCAGGCTGGTTTTCCCCTGGGCCCTGTGAGCTGGTCCCATGGGGGCCAGTACAGATGCTATGGTGGACACAAGCTCTCCTCCAAGTGGTCAGCCGCCAGCGACCCCCTGGACATCCTGGTGGCAG GAGTACTGCTTGACAAACCATCCCTCTCGATGCAACCAGGCCCCACAGTGGCCTCAGGAGAGAACGTGACCCTGCTGTGTCAGACACGGAGCCCGAGGGACACTTTCCTTCTGTCCAAGGAGGGGGCAATGGATCCCCCACTGCGTCTTAGATCAAAGTACCAAGCTCAGCAGTACCAGGCCCTATTCTCCATGAGTCCTGTGACCTCAGCCCACGGGGGGACCTACAGGTGTTATAGCTCATACAGCACTGCTGGCCACCTGTTGTCACACCCCAGTGATCCCCTGGAACTCGTGGTCTCAG GACCCTCTGGGGACCAAAACCCCCCAGTCACAGGGCTCAACTTAACATCTG ATCTCAAGTGGTACCTGAAGGCTGTGATCGGGATCTCCGTGGCCTTCATCCTGCTGctactctccctcctcctcttcctcctccttcaacGCCAGCGTCAGGGCAAACTCAGGACATCAG CCCAGAGACAGGCTGATCTCCAGCTTCCTTCAGGGGCTGCAGACCCAGATCCCAAGGACAGAGGCCTGCAGATCAG ctccagcccagctgcTGATGCCCAGGAAGAGACCCTCtgtgagaggaagaggagggatctccctgggg ATGCTGCCGTGAAGGACACACAGCCTGAGGAGGGGGTGGAGCTTCACCATCAG GATCCCAAGGATGAAGATGCCCAGGGAGTGATGGATGTCCAAGTGAGCCACTCAAGATCAAGGTGGGGAGTGGCCATCTCTCCTTTCCCCCTGTCAGGGAAGTCACTGGACATGAAAGATAGACAGGACGAAGaggacagacagagggacagacag GCTGCTGCATCTGAAGCCCCCCAGGATGTGACCTACGTCCAACTGAACCACTTGACCCTCAGACAAGAGATGACACCCCTTTCCTCCCAGTCAGAGAAGGCCCCAGCAGAGCCCAGTCTGTACGCTGCTCTGGCCATCCACTAG
- the LOC124250069 gene encoding leukocyte immunoglobulin-like receptor subfamily B member 3 isoform X6 yields the protein MTSALIALFCIGLSVGLRTPVQAGTLHKPTIWAEPGSVIPRGKPVTIWCQGTLEAREYLLYREGVSVLWDRQQPLELKEKVRLSIPYMAEQYAGRYVCYYISPTGWSEHSDNLELVVTGIYSKPTLSALPSPVVTSGAKVALQCGSWLGFDRFILTKEGEYKPSWTLDSQPKPNGQSHALFPVGFVTPSHRWTFRCYGCDRNKPQVCSRPSDPLEFLVPGVSGKPSLLSQQGPIVTSGQNLTLQCLSDVSYDRFALSKEGGHDLPQRLSQQSQNGRSQAGFPLGPVSWSHGGQYRCYGGHKLSSKWSAASDPLDILVAGVLLDKPSLSMQPGPTVASGENVTLLCQTRSPRDTFLLSKEGAMDPPLRLRSKYQAQQYQALFSMSPVTSAHGGTYRCYSSYSTAGHLLSHPSDPLELVVSGPSGDQNPPVTGLNLTSDLKWYLKAVIGISVAFILLLLSLLLFLLLQRQRQGKLRTSAQRQADLQLPSGAADPDPKDRGLQISSSPAADAQEETLSDAAVKDTQPEEGVELHHQDPKDEDAQGVMDVQVSHSRSRWGVAISPFPLSGKSLDMKDRQDEEDRQRDRQAAASEAPQDVTYVQLNHLTLRQEMTPLSSQSEKAPAEPSLYAALAIH from the exons ATGACTTCTGCCCTCATAGCTCTCTTCTGCATTG GGTTGAGTGTGGGACTGAGGACCCCAGTGCAGGCAG GGACCCTCCACAAACCCACCATCTGggctgagccaggctctgtgatACCCAGGGGGAAGCCCGTGACCATCTGGTGTCAGGGGACCTTGGAAGCCCGGGAGTATCTACTGTATAGAGAGGGAGTCTCAGTGCTCTGGGACAGACAACAACCACTAGAGCTGAAGGAAAAGGTCAGGCTCTCCATCCCATACATGGCAGAGCAATATGCAGGGAGATATGTCTGTTACTATATCAGCCCCACTGGCTGGTCAGAGCATAGTGATAACCTGGAGCTGGTGGTGACAG gAATCTACAGCAAACCCACCCTCTCAGCCCTGCCGAGCCCTGTGGTGACCTCAGGAGCGAAAGTGGCCCTACAGTGTGGCTCATGGCTGGGATTTGACAGGTTCATTCTGACTAAGGAAGGAGAATACAAGCCCTCCTGGACCCTGGACTCACAGCCAAAGCCCAATGGGCAATCCCACGCTCTGTTTCCTGTGGGCTTTGTCACCCCAAGCCACAGGTGGACATTCAGGTGCTATGGCTGTGACAGGAACAAACCCCAGGTGTGCTCACGCCCCAGTGACCCCCTGGAGTTCCTGGTTCCAG GTGTGTCTGGGAAGCCCTCCCTCCTGAGCCAGCAGGGCCCTATCGTGACCTCTGGACAGAACTTGACCCTCCAGTGTCTCTCTGATGTCAGCTATGACAGATTTGCTCTGTCCAAGGAGGGGGGACATGACCTTCCCCAGCGCCTTAGCCAACAGTCCCAGAATGGACGCTCTCAGGCTGGTTTTCCCCTGGGCCCTGTGAGCTGGTCCCATGGGGGCCAGTACAGATGCTATGGTGGACACAAGCTCTCCTCCAAGTGGTCAGCCGCCAGCGACCCCCTGGACATCCTGGTGGCAG GAGTACTGCTTGACAAACCATCCCTCTCGATGCAACCAGGCCCCACAGTGGCCTCAGGAGAGAACGTGACCCTGCTGTGTCAGACACGGAGCCCGAGGGACACTTTCCTTCTGTCCAAGGAGGGGGCAATGGATCCCCCACTGCGTCTTAGATCAAAGTACCAAGCTCAGCAGTACCAGGCCCTATTCTCCATGAGTCCTGTGACCTCAGCCCACGGGGGGACCTACAGGTGTTATAGCTCATACAGCACTGCTGGCCACCTGTTGTCACACCCCAGTGATCCCCTGGAACTCGTGGTCTCAG GACCCTCTGGGGACCAAAACCCCCCAGTCACAGGGCTCAACTTAACATCTG ATCTCAAGTGGTACCTGAAGGCTGTGATCGGGATCTCCGTGGCCTTCATCCTGCTGctactctccctcctcctcttcctcctccttcaacGCCAGCGTCAGGGCAAACTCAGGACATCAG CCCAGAGACAGGCTGATCTCCAGCTTCCTTCAGGGGCTGCAGACCCAGATCCCAAGGACAGAGGCCTGCAGATCAG ctccagcccagctgcTGATGCCCAGGAAGAGACCCTCt CAGATGCTGCCGTGAAGGACACACAGCCTGAGGAGGGGGTGGAGCTTCACCATCAG GATCCCAAGGATGAAGATGCCCAGGGAGTGATGGATGTCCAAGTGAGCCACTCAAGATCAAGGTGGGGAGTGGCCATCTCTCCTTTCCCCCTGTCAGGGAAGTCACTGGACATGAAAGATAGACAGGACGAAGaggacagacagagggacagacag GCTGCTGCATCTGAAGCCCCCCAGGATGTGACCTACGTCCAACTGAACCACTTGACCCTCAGACAAGAGATGACACCCCTTTCCTCCCAGTCAGAGAAGGCCCCAGCAGAGCCCAGTCTGTACGCTGCTCTGGCCATCCACTAG
- the LOC124250069 gene encoding leukocyte immunoglobulin-like receptor subfamily B member 3 isoform X4 → MTSALIALFCIGLSVGLRTPVQAGTLHKPTIWAEPGSVIPRGKPVTIWCQGTLEAREYLLYREGVSVLWDRQQPLELKEKVRLSIPYMAEQYAGRYVCYYISPTGWSEHSDNLELVVTGIYSKPTLSALPSPVVTSGAKVALQCGSWLGFDRFILTKEGEYKPSWTLDSQPKPNGQSHALFPVGFVTPSHRWTFRCYGCDRNKPQVCSRPSDPLEFLVPGVSGKPSLLSQQGPIVTSGQNLTLQCLSDVSYDRFALSKEGGHDLPQRLSQQSQNGRSQAGFPLGPVSWSHGGQYRCYGGHKLSSKWSAASDPLDILVAGVLLDKPSLSMQPGPTVASGENVTLLCQTRSPRDTFLLSKEGAMDPPLRLRSKYQAQQYQALFSMSPVTSAHGGTYRCYSSYSTAGHLLSHPSDPLELVVSGPSGDQNPPVTGLNLTSDLKWYLKAVIGISVAFILLLLSLLLFLLLQRQRQGKLRTSAQRQADLQLPSGAADPDPKDRGLQISSSPAADAQEETLSDAAVKDTQPEEGVELHHQQDPKDEDAQGVMDVQVSHSRSRWGVAISPFPLSGKSLDMKDRQDEEDRQRDRQAAASEAPQDVTYVQLNHLTLRQEMTPLSSQSEKAPAEPSLYAALAIH, encoded by the exons ATGACTTCTGCCCTCATAGCTCTCTTCTGCATTG GGTTGAGTGTGGGACTGAGGACCCCAGTGCAGGCAG GGACCCTCCACAAACCCACCATCTGggctgagccaggctctgtgatACCCAGGGGGAAGCCCGTGACCATCTGGTGTCAGGGGACCTTGGAAGCCCGGGAGTATCTACTGTATAGAGAGGGAGTCTCAGTGCTCTGGGACAGACAACAACCACTAGAGCTGAAGGAAAAGGTCAGGCTCTCCATCCCATACATGGCAGAGCAATATGCAGGGAGATATGTCTGTTACTATATCAGCCCCACTGGCTGGTCAGAGCATAGTGATAACCTGGAGCTGGTGGTGACAG gAATCTACAGCAAACCCACCCTCTCAGCCCTGCCGAGCCCTGTGGTGACCTCAGGAGCGAAAGTGGCCCTACAGTGTGGCTCATGGCTGGGATTTGACAGGTTCATTCTGACTAAGGAAGGAGAATACAAGCCCTCCTGGACCCTGGACTCACAGCCAAAGCCCAATGGGCAATCCCACGCTCTGTTTCCTGTGGGCTTTGTCACCCCAAGCCACAGGTGGACATTCAGGTGCTATGGCTGTGACAGGAACAAACCCCAGGTGTGCTCACGCCCCAGTGACCCCCTGGAGTTCCTGGTTCCAG GTGTGTCTGGGAAGCCCTCCCTCCTGAGCCAGCAGGGCCCTATCGTGACCTCTGGACAGAACTTGACCCTCCAGTGTCTCTCTGATGTCAGCTATGACAGATTTGCTCTGTCCAAGGAGGGGGGACATGACCTTCCCCAGCGCCTTAGCCAACAGTCCCAGAATGGACGCTCTCAGGCTGGTTTTCCCCTGGGCCCTGTGAGCTGGTCCCATGGGGGCCAGTACAGATGCTATGGTGGACACAAGCTCTCCTCCAAGTGGTCAGCCGCCAGCGACCCCCTGGACATCCTGGTGGCAG GAGTACTGCTTGACAAACCATCCCTCTCGATGCAACCAGGCCCCACAGTGGCCTCAGGAGAGAACGTGACCCTGCTGTGTCAGACACGGAGCCCGAGGGACACTTTCCTTCTGTCCAAGGAGGGGGCAATGGATCCCCCACTGCGTCTTAGATCAAAGTACCAAGCTCAGCAGTACCAGGCCCTATTCTCCATGAGTCCTGTGACCTCAGCCCACGGGGGGACCTACAGGTGTTATAGCTCATACAGCACTGCTGGCCACCTGTTGTCACACCCCAGTGATCCCCTGGAACTCGTGGTCTCAG GACCCTCTGGGGACCAAAACCCCCCAGTCACAGGGCTCAACTTAACATCTG ATCTCAAGTGGTACCTGAAGGCTGTGATCGGGATCTCCGTGGCCTTCATCCTGCTGctactctccctcctcctcttcctcctccttcaacGCCAGCGTCAGGGCAAACTCAGGACATCAG CCCAGAGACAGGCTGATCTCCAGCTTCCTTCAGGGGCTGCAGACCCAGATCCCAAGGACAGAGGCCTGCAGATCAG ctccagcccagctgcTGATGCCCAGGAAGAGACCCTCt CAGATGCTGCCGTGAAGGACACACAGCCTGAGGAGGGGGTGGAGCTTCACCATCAG cAGGATCCCAAGGATGAAGATGCCCAGGGAGTGATGGATGTCCAAGTGAGCCACTCAAGATCAAGGTGGGGAGTGGCCATCTCTCCTTTCCCCCTGTCAGGGAAGTCACTGGACATGAAAGATAGACAGGACGAAGaggacagacagagggacagacag GCTGCTGCATCTGAAGCCCCCCAGGATGTGACCTACGTCCAACTGAACCACTTGACCCTCAGACAAGAGATGACACCCCTTTCCTCCCAGTCAGAGAAGGCCCCAGCAGAGCCCAGTCTGTACGCTGCTCTGGCCATCCACTAG
- the LOC124250069 gene encoding leukocyte immunoglobulin-like receptor subfamily A member 6 isoform X1: MTSALIALFCIGLSVGLRTPVQAGTLHKPTIWAEPGSVIPRGKPVTIWCQGTLEAREYLLYREGVSVLWDRQQPLELKEKVRLSIPYMAEQYAGRYVCYYISPTGWSEHSDNLELVVTGIYSKPTLSALPSPVVTSGAKVALQCGSWLGFDRFILTKEGEYKPSWTLDSQPKPNGQSHALFPVGFVTPSHRWTFRCYGCDRNKPQVCSRPSDPLEFLVPGVSGKPSLLSQQGPIVTSGQNLTLQCLSDVSYDRFALSKEGGHDLPQRLSQQSQNGRSQAGFPLGPVSWSHGGQYRCYGGHKLSSKWSAASDPLDILVAGVLLDKPSLSMQPGPTVASGENVTLLCQTRSPRDTFLLSKEGAMDPPLRLRSKYQAQQYQALFSMSPVTSAHGGTYRCYSSYSTAGHLLSHPSDPLELVVSGPSGDQNPPVTGLNLTSDLKWYLKAVIGISVAFILLLLSLLLFLLLQRQRQGKLRTSAQRQADLQLPSGAADPDPKDRGLQISSSPAADAQEETLCERKRRDLPGDAAVKDTQPEEGVELHHQQDPKDEDAQGVMDVQVSHSRSRWGVAISPFPLSGKSLDMKDRQDEEDRQRDRQAAASEAPQDVTYVQLNHLTLRQEMTPLSSQSEKAPAEPSLYAALAIH; this comes from the exons ATGACTTCTGCCCTCATAGCTCTCTTCTGCATTG GGTTGAGTGTGGGACTGAGGACCCCAGTGCAGGCAG GGACCCTCCACAAACCCACCATCTGggctgagccaggctctgtgatACCCAGGGGGAAGCCCGTGACCATCTGGTGTCAGGGGACCTTGGAAGCCCGGGAGTATCTACTGTATAGAGAGGGAGTCTCAGTGCTCTGGGACAGACAACAACCACTAGAGCTGAAGGAAAAGGTCAGGCTCTCCATCCCATACATGGCAGAGCAATATGCAGGGAGATATGTCTGTTACTATATCAGCCCCACTGGCTGGTCAGAGCATAGTGATAACCTGGAGCTGGTGGTGACAG gAATCTACAGCAAACCCACCCTCTCAGCCCTGCCGAGCCCTGTGGTGACCTCAGGAGCGAAAGTGGCCCTACAGTGTGGCTCATGGCTGGGATTTGACAGGTTCATTCTGACTAAGGAAGGAGAATACAAGCCCTCCTGGACCCTGGACTCACAGCCAAAGCCCAATGGGCAATCCCACGCTCTGTTTCCTGTGGGCTTTGTCACCCCAAGCCACAGGTGGACATTCAGGTGCTATGGCTGTGACAGGAACAAACCCCAGGTGTGCTCACGCCCCAGTGACCCCCTGGAGTTCCTGGTTCCAG GTGTGTCTGGGAAGCCCTCCCTCCTGAGCCAGCAGGGCCCTATCGTGACCTCTGGACAGAACTTGACCCTCCAGTGTCTCTCTGATGTCAGCTATGACAGATTTGCTCTGTCCAAGGAGGGGGGACATGACCTTCCCCAGCGCCTTAGCCAACAGTCCCAGAATGGACGCTCTCAGGCTGGTTTTCCCCTGGGCCCTGTGAGCTGGTCCCATGGGGGCCAGTACAGATGCTATGGTGGACACAAGCTCTCCTCCAAGTGGTCAGCCGCCAGCGACCCCCTGGACATCCTGGTGGCAG GAGTACTGCTTGACAAACCATCCCTCTCGATGCAACCAGGCCCCACAGTGGCCTCAGGAGAGAACGTGACCCTGCTGTGTCAGACACGGAGCCCGAGGGACACTTTCCTTCTGTCCAAGGAGGGGGCAATGGATCCCCCACTGCGTCTTAGATCAAAGTACCAAGCTCAGCAGTACCAGGCCCTATTCTCCATGAGTCCTGTGACCTCAGCCCACGGGGGGACCTACAGGTGTTATAGCTCATACAGCACTGCTGGCCACCTGTTGTCACACCCCAGTGATCCCCTGGAACTCGTGGTCTCAG GACCCTCTGGGGACCAAAACCCCCCAGTCACAGGGCTCAACTTAACATCTG ATCTCAAGTGGTACCTGAAGGCTGTGATCGGGATCTCCGTGGCCTTCATCCTGCTGctactctccctcctcctcttcctcctccttcaacGCCAGCGTCAGGGCAAACTCAGGACATCAG CCCAGAGACAGGCTGATCTCCAGCTTCCTTCAGGGGCTGCAGACCCAGATCCCAAGGACAGAGGCCTGCAGATCAG ctccagcccagctgcTGATGCCCAGGAAGAGACCCTCtgtgagaggaagaggagggatctccctgggg ATGCTGCCGTGAAGGACACACAGCCTGAGGAGGGGGTGGAGCTTCACCATCAG cAGGATCCCAAGGATGAAGATGCCCAGGGAGTGATGGATGTCCAAGTGAGCCACTCAAGATCAAGGTGGGGAGTGGCCATCTCTCCTTTCCCCCTGTCAGGGAAGTCACTGGACATGAAAGATAGACAGGACGAAGaggacagacagagggacagacag GCTGCTGCATCTGAAGCCCCCCAGGATGTGACCTACGTCCAACTGAACCACTTGACCCTCAGACAAGAGATGACACCCCTTTCCTCCCAGTCAGAGAAGGCCCCAGCAGAGCCCAGTCTGTACGCTGCTCTGGCCATCCACTAG